Proteins from a genomic interval of Arvicola amphibius chromosome 10, mArvAmp1.2, whole genome shotgun sequence:
- the Lfng gene encoding beta-1,3-N-acetylglucosaminyltransferase lunatic fringe, whose amino-acid sequence MLQRCGRRLLLALAGALLACLLVLTADPPPTPVPAERGRRALRSLAGSAGAAPGSGSRAAAEPGSLAREVHSLSEYFSLLTRARRDADPPPGVASRSADSHPRPPAEVLSPRDVFIAVKTTRKFHRARLDLLFETWISRHKEMTFIFTDGEDEALTKLTGNVVLTNCSAAHSRQALSCKMAVEYDHFIESGKKWFCHVDDDNYVNLRALLRLLASYPHTQDVYIGKPSLDRPIQATERVSEHKVRPVHFWFATGGAGFCISRGLALKMAPWASGGHFMSTAERIRLPDDCTIGYIVEALLGVPLIRSGLFHSHLENLQQVPTTELHEQVTLSYGVFENKRNAVHIKGPFSVEADPSRFRSVHCHLYPDTPWCPRTAIF is encoded by the exons ATGCTTCAGCGCTGCGGTCGGCGCCTGCTGCTGGCGCTGGCGGGCGCGCTGCTGGCTTGCCTCCTGGTGCTCACGGCCGACCCGCCGCCGACCCCAGTACCAGCCGAGCGTGGACGGCGCGCGCTGCGCAGTCTGGCCGGCTCCGCTGGGGCGGCTCCGGGTTCTGGGTCTAGGGCGGCCGCGGAGCCCGGATCCCTCGCCCGCGAGGTGCATAGCCTCTCCGAATACTTCAGTCTACTCACTCGCGCGCGCAGAGACGCGGATCCACCGCCCGGGGTTGCTTCCCGCTCGGCCGACAGCCACCCGCGTCCCCCGGCCGAGGTCCTGTCTCCCCGCGACGTTTTCATCGCGGTCAAGACCACCAGAAAGTTTCACCGCGCGCGTCTCGACCTGTTGTTCGAGACCTGGATCTCGCGCCACAAGGAGATG ACATTCATCTTCACTGATGGGGAGGACGAAGCTCTGACCAAGCTCACAG GCAACGTGGTCCTCACCAACTGCTCTGCCGCCCATAGCCGCCAGGCTCTGTCCTGCAAGATGGCTGTGGAATACGACCATTTCATCGAGTCGGGGAAGAA GTGGTTCTGCCACGTGGATGATGACAACTACGTCAACCTCAGAGCACTGCTGCGACTGCTGGCCAGCTACCCCCACACTCAGGACGTGTACATTGGCAAACCCAGTTTGGACCGGCCCATCCAGGCCACAGAGCGGGTCAGCGAGCACAAAGTG CGACCTGTCCACTTTTGGTTCGCCACCGGAGGAGCTGGCTTTTGTATCAGCCGAGGGCTAGCCCTAAAGATGGCCCCCTGGGCCAG TGGTGGACACTTCATGAGCACAGCTGAGCGCATCCGGCTCCCCGATGATTGCACCATTGGCTATATTGTGGAAGCACTGCTGGGAGTGCCCCTCATCCGGAGCGGCCTCTTCCACTCCCACCTGGAGAATCTGCAGCAAGTGCCCACCACCGAACTCCACGAGCAG GTGACCCTGAGCTATGGGGTGTTTGAAAACAAACGGAATGCAGTACACATCAAGGGACCCTTCTCGGTGGAGGCTGACCCATCCAG GTTCCGCTCTGTCCACTGCCACCTGTACCCGGATACACCCTGGTGTCCCCGCACCGCCATTTTTTAG